A single region of the Negativicutes bacterium genome encodes:
- a CDS encoding PhoH family protein, translating to MQRHLEKTIEFNKQEEALAILGYNDEYLKILSDSFDSKIISRGDKVVVRGNNNEVLSIEKVLMELLNLYRNTGELTSHDVKYCIELIKKGEQELLNKVFNNVVLVTAKGKQVKPKTVGQSIYLEAIKKNYITFGIGPAGTGKTYLAVVMAVIALKNKEVEKIILTRPAVEAGERLGFLPGDLQEKVDPYLRPLYDALYDILGVETFQKFMAKNIIEVAPLAYMRGRTLENSFVILDEAQNTTTQQMKMFLTRLGFGSKMVITGDLSQTDLPQGTISGLAEAKYVLHQVEGIKTIMFDDADVIRHEVVARIIRAYQQYDNN from the coding sequence TTGCAAAGACATTTAGAAAAAACAATTGAATTTAATAAGCAAGAAGAAGCATTAGCAATTTTAGGTTATAATGATGAATATCTTAAAATTTTAAGTGACAGCTTTGATAGTAAAATTATTAGTAGGGGCGATAAAGTAGTTGTCAGAGGTAATAATAATGAGGTTTTAAGTATTGAAAAAGTTTTAATGGAATTGTTAAATTTATACCGTAATACTGGTGAGCTTACTAGTCATGATGTTAAATATTGCATTGAGTTGATAAAAAAGGGCGAACAAGAATTATTGAATAAGGTCTTTAATAATGTAGTATTGGTGACTGCTAAAGGAAAACAAGTTAAGCCCAAAACTGTAGGGCAGAGTATTTATTTGGAAGCAATCAAAAAAAACTATATAACTTTTGGAATTGGACCGGCCGGGACTGGTAAAACATATTTGGCAGTTGTAATGGCGGTGATAGCGCTGAAAAACAAAGAGGTTGAAAAAATAATTTTAACTAGACCAGCAGTTGAAGCAGGAGAAAGACTAGGATTTTTGCCGGGCGATTTGCAAGAAAAAGTTGATCCCTATTTACGACCACTCTATGATGCGTTATATGATATTTTAGGAGTGGAAACTTTTCAAAAATTTATGGCTAAAAATATTATTGAAGTTGCACCACTGGCTTATATGAGAGGGCGGACTTTAGAAAATTCTTTTGTTATTTTGGATGAAGCACAAAATACAACAACGCAACAAATGAAAATGTTTTTAACAAGATTGGGCTTTGGTTCTAAAATGGTAATAACAGGAGATTTATCGCAAACGGATTTGCCACAAGGGACTATTTCAGGGTTGGCAGAAGCTAAATATGTGCTACATCAAGTTGAAGGGATCAAAACAATAATGTTTGATGATGCTGATGTTATCAGACATGAAGTTGTGGCGAGAATTATTAGAGCTTATCAGCAATATGATAATAATTAG
- a CDS encoding histidine phosphatase family protein, with the protein MILLIRHGESLANAGSIVDNHITIPLTEKGYQQAYKVSLEINTKPDLIITSAYTRARETAKYTIEKYNDTKVEIWPVQEFAYLNPACYLGKHIEDIKEKVTDYWNILDPLYQDGENAESFVMVLKRASFVYQKLLTLTDKTVVVFSHAQFIKVLLLLRDYNKCNPIEMMAKFTQLPHIENCEIVKYL; encoded by the coding sequence ATGATTTTACTGATAAGACATGGTGAGAGTTTAGCGAATGCCGGCAGTATTGTCGATAATCATATCACCATTCCATTAACAGAAAAAGGTTATCAACAGGCTTATAAGGTTAGTTTAGAAATTAACACAAAACCGGATCTTATCATAACTTCCGCTTATACACGAGCAAGAGAAACTGCGAAATATACTATTGAAAAATATAATGATACTAAAGTTGAGATTTGGCCGGTACAAGAGTTCGCCTATTTAAATCCGGCATGCTATTTAGGAAAACACATTGAAGATATTAAAGAAAAAGTTACAGATTATTGGAATATATTAGATCCGCTATATCAAGACGGTGAAAATGCAGAAAGTTTTGTTATGGTCTTAAAACGTGCGTCTTTTGTTTATCAAAAATTGTTGACGTTAACTGATAAAACAGTGGTGGTTTTTAGTCATGCACAATTTATAAAAGTATTATTATTGCTGAGAGATTATAATAAGTGTAATCCGATTGAAATGATGGCTAAATTCACACAATTACCACATATTGAGAATTGTGAAATTGTAAAATATTTATAG